One genomic segment of Microcella indica includes these proteins:
- a CDS encoding chromosome segregation SMC family protein — MHLKSLTLKGFKSFAQPTTFQFEPGVTCVVGPNGSGKSNVVDALAWVMGEQGAKTLRGGTMSDVIFAGTATRGPLGRAEVLLTIDNSDGMLPIEYAEVTISRTLFRNGGSEYAINGTACRLLDVQELLSDSGLGREMHVIVGQGQLDAVLHASPEERRGFIEEAAGILKHRRRKEKTVRKLEGMQANLTRLNDLAGEIRRQLTPLGRQAEIAREAQTIAAIVRDARARILADEVVALRESLADHQRTESERSSERLVLQSQLDQARVRVQRLEAEQVGDAVDGARRLAFELEQVQERLRSLYSLAQQKLTLLSQQSELPGLSSTITPAQVAEARAEAESLGAEVDAAERTVGEAAARTATARAALDALDEEIAAQSALVSQHDLQLAALAGRVEVARSTLAAARGELLRQESALEAARERQSSTRAELDALPALEEASGRDAELDAALEAADTAVTDTTARIDGERDALHALERERDALAARVSALSQAVDAPHGASGLVGTAGVRGLVADHLQVRGGFEAAIAAALGSLAEAALADDLDAALRALESARGSDAGRVEVVLAELSSAGSDTSDLAGGTGLTPAVDVVTAPAGVLDLLARTLIADDLDAARAAWPALEKRGDGAASVSIVTRQGEVLTRSVLRGGSGEGRSRLELAAERDTARDRLSDVTTGIERARYALDASRTALTEAKAAATAALAAVRDQDAQRAARSEQVSRARAQAEAAEAEAARLTSALERAQESVVEAERAVERSEAEHADFAGRPRPMLDASARDQLLSDLEAARAAELERRIELETARERVRAARDGAEQLERRRQAERAAADEAARRAVLRQRQVERATRVAASLPAVLAAVDASVAEARVSLAQAEAQRTAQNEELLELRRSESALRERLAGITENVHGLELQIYEKKLHLGQLLERAGEELGLVEEVLVDEYGPHVPVPDDDALTAAARAAADAIAAQAAARVDPDPDAPEVGREPEPDPTTDDDAARTAALVADAAARAFATQAEATDVPGSHAPEHAQPEFRTAEPSGKPFDRAEQQTRLARAERKLGQLGRVNPLALEEFAALEQRHKFLTEQLTDLANTRRDLLTIIDELDETMQHIFSSAFADTQAAFDTVFPILFPGGTGSLHLTDPESMLTTGIEVTVKPAGKKIERLSLLSGGERSLAAVALLIAIFKARPSPFYIMDEVEAALDDANLGRLLTIFRDLRAASQLIIITHQKRTMEIADALYGVSMRQDGVSAVVGQRVQNPDELAS, encoded by the coding sequence GTGCACCTCAAGTCGCTCACCCTCAAGGGCTTCAAGTCGTTCGCGCAGCCGACCACCTTCCAGTTCGAGCCGGGCGTGACGTGCGTGGTCGGCCCCAACGGCTCGGGCAAGTCGAACGTCGTCGACGCCCTCGCCTGGGTCATGGGCGAGCAGGGCGCGAAGACGCTGCGGGGCGGCACCATGTCTGACGTCATCTTCGCGGGCACGGCGACGCGCGGCCCGCTCGGCCGCGCCGAAGTGCTGCTGACGATCGACAACTCCGACGGGATGCTCCCCATTGAGTACGCCGAGGTCACGATCTCGCGCACGCTCTTCCGCAACGGCGGCAGCGAGTACGCGATCAACGGCACAGCCTGCCGCCTGCTCGACGTGCAGGAGCTGCTGAGCGACAGCGGGCTCGGCCGCGAGATGCACGTGATCGTCGGGCAGGGCCAGCTCGACGCCGTGCTGCACGCGAGCCCCGAGGAGCGTCGCGGTTTCATCGAGGAGGCAGCGGGCATCCTCAAGCATCGTCGTCGCAAGGAGAAGACGGTGCGCAAGCTCGAGGGCATGCAGGCGAACCTGACGCGTCTGAACGACCTCGCCGGCGAGATTCGCCGCCAGCTGACGCCACTGGGTCGCCAGGCGGAGATCGCGCGCGAAGCGCAGACGATCGCCGCGATCGTGCGGGATGCCCGGGCCAGAATCCTCGCCGACGAGGTCGTCGCCCTGCGCGAGAGCCTCGCCGACCACCAGCGCACCGAGTCGGAGCGTTCGAGCGAGCGGCTCGTGCTGCAGAGCCAGCTCGACCAGGCTCGCGTGCGCGTGCAGCGTCTCGAAGCGGAGCAGGTCGGAGACGCGGTCGACGGCGCGCGCCGCCTCGCGTTCGAGCTCGAGCAGGTGCAGGAGCGCCTGCGCAGCCTCTACTCGCTCGCCCAGCAGAAGCTCACCCTGCTCAGTCAGCAGTCTGAGCTGCCGGGCCTGTCGTCGACCATCACGCCGGCGCAGGTGGCGGAGGCCCGGGCCGAGGCCGAGTCCCTCGGCGCCGAGGTCGACGCCGCCGAGCGCACAGTCGGCGAGGCGGCCGCCCGCACGGCCACCGCCCGCGCGGCGCTCGACGCCCTCGACGAGGAGATCGCCGCGCAGAGCGCCCTCGTCTCGCAGCACGACCTGCAGCTCGCCGCCCTCGCCGGTCGCGTCGAGGTCGCGCGCTCCACTCTCGCGGCTGCGCGCGGCGAGCTGCTGCGGCAGGAGTCGGCCCTCGAGGCGGCGCGCGAGCGCCAGTCGAGCACGCGCGCCGAGCTCGACGCCCTGCCCGCCCTCGAGGAGGCCTCCGGGCGCGACGCCGAGCTCGACGCCGCCCTCGAGGCCGCCGACACCGCGGTCACCGACACCACCGCGCGCATCGACGGCGAACGGGATGCCCTGCACGCCCTCGAGCGCGAGCGCGACGCCCTCGCGGCGCGGGTCAGCGCGCTCTCGCAGGCGGTGGATGCGCCTCACGGGGCATCCGGCCTGGTCGGCACGGCCGGCGTGCGCGGCCTCGTCGCCGACCACCTGCAGGTGAGAGGCGGGTTCGAGGCCGCGATCGCCGCGGCGCTCGGCTCGCTCGCGGAGGCGGCGCTCGCCGACGACCTCGACGCGGCGCTGCGCGCCCTCGAGAGCGCGCGCGGCAGCGATGCCGGCCGGGTAGAGGTCGTGCTCGCCGAGCTCTCGAGCGCGGGCTCCGACACGAGCGACCTCGCGGGCGGTACGGGGCTCACCCCCGCGGTCGACGTGGTCACGGCTCCCGCCGGTGTGCTCGACCTGCTCGCGCGCACCCTCATCGCCGACGACCTCGACGCTGCACGCGCCGCGTGGCCCGCCCTCGAGAAGCGCGGCGACGGCGCGGCGAGCGTGAGCATCGTCACGCGGCAGGGCGAGGTGCTCACGCGCTCCGTGCTGCGCGGCGGGTCGGGGGAGGGTCGCAGTCGACTCGAGCTCGCTGCCGAGCGCGACACCGCCCGTGATCGGCTGAGCGACGTCACGACGGGCATCGAGCGCGCGCGGTACGCCCTCGATGCGTCGCGCACCGCGCTCACCGAGGCGAAGGCGGCGGCCACCGCGGCGCTCGCCGCGGTGCGCGATCAGGATGCTCAGCGCGCGGCTCGCAGCGAGCAGGTCTCCCGGGCCCGAGCGCAGGCGGAGGCCGCCGAGGCGGAGGCCGCGCGCCTCACGAGCGCCCTCGAGCGCGCCCAGGAGTCCGTCGTCGAGGCGGAGCGCGCGGTCGAGCGGTCTGAGGCGGAGCACGCCGACTTCGCGGGTCGCCCGCGCCCCATGCTCGATGCCTCCGCCCGCGACCAGCTGCTGAGCGACCTCGAGGCCGCGCGTGCGGCTGAGCTGGAGCGGCGCATCGAGCTCGAGACGGCGCGCGAGCGGGTGCGCGCCGCACGCGACGGTGCCGAGCAGCTCGAGCGCCGCCGCCAGGCCGAGCGTGCCGCCGCCGATGAGGCCGCCCGCCGCGCTGTACTGCGGCAGCGCCAGGTCGAGCGCGCGACGCGCGTCGCCGCGTCCCTGCCCGCCGTGCTCGCGGCCGTCGACGCGTCGGTCGCCGAGGCGCGCGTCTCGCTCGCCCAGGCGGAGGCGCAGCGCACCGCGCAGAACGAGGAGCTTCTCGAGCTGCGCCGCAGCGAGTCCGCTCTGCGCGAGCGGCTCGCGGGCATCACCGAGAACGTGCACGGTCTCGAGCTGCAGATCTACGAGAAGAAGCTGCACCTGGGCCAGCTGCTCGAACGCGCGGGGGAGGAGCTCGGGCTCGTCGAGGAGGTCCTCGTCGACGAGTACGGCCCGCACGTGCCCGTGCCGGACGACGATGCCCTCACCGCGGCCGCCCGAGCGGCGGCCGATGCGATCGCTGCGCAGGCTGCCGCGCGCGTCGACCCCGATCCCGATGCGCCCGAGGTCGGCCGCGAGCCCGAGCCCGACCCGACCACTGACGACGACGCGGCCCGCACCGCCGCACTCGTCGCCGACGCCGCCGCGCGCGCGTTCGCGACTCAGGCAGAAGCGACCGATGTGCCCGGTTCGCACGCACCTGAGCACGCACAGCCTGAGTTCCGAACGGCAGAACCGAGCGGCAAGCCGTTCGACCGCGCCGAGCAGCAGACGCGGCTCGCGCGAGCGGAGCGCAAGCTCGGCCAGCTCGGCCGGGTGAACCCGCTCGCCCTCGAGGAGTTCGCCGCGCTCGAGCAGCGGCACAAGTTCCTCACCGAGCAGCTCACCGACCTCGCGAACACCCGCCGCGACCTGCTGACGATCATCGACGAGCTCGACGAGACGATGCAGCACATCTTCTCGTCCGCGTTCGCCGACACGCAGGCCGCCTTCGACACGGTGTTCCCGATCCTGTTCCCCGGCGGCACGGGCAGCCTGCACCTCACCGACCCGGAGAGCATGCTCACGACGGGCATCGAGGTGACCGTCAAACCCGCAGGCAAGAAGATCGAGCGGCTGAGCCTCCTGAGCGGCGGCGAGCGGTCCCTCGCCGCGGTCGCCCTCCTCATCGCGATCTTCAAGGCCCGGCCGAGCCCGTTCTACATCATGGACGAGGTGGAGGCAGCGCTCGACGACGCCAACCTCGGCCGCCTTCTCACGATCTTCCGCGACTTGAGAGCGGCATCCCAGCTCATCATCATCACGCACCAGAAGCGCACGATGGAGATCGCGGATGCCCTCTACGGGGTCAGCATGAGGCAGGACGGCGTGAGCGCCGTCGTCGGGCAGCGCGTGCAGAATCCGGACGAGCTCGCCAGCTGA
- a CDS encoding YceD family protein, whose amino-acid sequence MPADQSPYRVNVRDLVHRPGEMREKTLSFAVPEQLGAAAMVVKQGAPLELDLRLEGLHDGILVSADVRTVASGECVRCLDPVTEPLELEFQELFAYSPEDAVDYTVHDDHVDCEPVVRDAVVLALPFQPVCRADCPGLDPETGEKLADQPEREPRDEIDPRWAALEGLLTDDDTPH is encoded by the coding sequence ATGCCTGCAGACCAGTCCCCCTACCGCGTCAACGTCCGCGACCTCGTGCACCGCCCCGGCGAGATGCGCGAGAAGACGCTGTCGTTCGCCGTGCCCGAGCAGCTGGGCGCGGCCGCGATGGTGGTCAAGCAGGGCGCGCCGCTCGAGCTCGACCTGCGACTCGAAGGGCTCCACGACGGCATTCTCGTGTCGGCCGACGTGCGCACGGTCGCCTCGGGGGAGTGCGTGCGCTGCCTCGACCCGGTCACCGAGCCGCTCGAACTCGAATTCCAGGAGCTTTTCGCGTATTCTCCTGAGGACGCTGTCGACTACACGGTTCACGATGATCACGTGGATTGTGAACCTGTGGTTCGGGATGCGGTGGTGCTCGCACTGCCGTTCCAACCGGTCTGTCGTGCTGACTGCCCTGGTCTCGACCCCGAGACCGGCGAGAAGCTGGCCGATCAACCCGAGCGAGAGCCCCGCGACGAGATCGATCCCCGCTGGGCGGCGCTCGAGGGCCTGCTCACCGACGACGACACCCCGCACTGA
- the mutM gene encoding bifunctional DNA-formamidopyrimidine glycosylase/DNA-(apurinic or apyrimidinic site) lyase: protein MPELPEVEVVRHGLAPAVTGAAIEAIEVYDERSLRRHTGPAEDFIDRLTGARLDSAVRRGKFLWLPLRDEEGDPAEALVVHLGMSGQVLLRQRDADDGPLTRIRLDIVHPEHGSLRLNFVDQRIFGSMAIDALLPTPDGAAGGYGSAQPSIPSQVAHIARDPLDDAFDDRLFLRRLAARRTTIKRALLDQTLVSGIGNIYADEALWAARVHYDQPTEHLGPRRARTLLAEVRKVLRRALEEGGTSSDAQYVNVNGASGYFSHSLRAYGQQGRPCGRCGGLIVREQFMNRGSHFCPRCQRIRRIRSTTSLR, encoded by the coding sequence GTGCCCGAGCTGCCTGAAGTCGAGGTCGTGCGTCACGGTCTCGCCCCCGCCGTGACCGGCGCCGCCATCGAGGCGATCGAGGTCTACGACGAGCGGTCGCTGCGCCGTCACACCGGCCCGGCCGAGGACTTCATCGATCGGCTCACGGGCGCTCGCCTCGACTCTGCCGTGCGCCGCGGCAAGTTCCTGTGGCTGCCCCTCCGCGACGAGGAGGGCGACCCTGCCGAGGCTCTCGTGGTGCACCTCGGCATGAGCGGCCAGGTGCTGCTGCGGCAGCGCGACGCCGACGACGGGCCACTCACGCGCATCCGGCTCGACATCGTGCACCCCGAGCACGGGTCGTTGCGCCTCAACTTCGTCGACCAGCGCATCTTCGGCTCGATGGCGATCGACGCACTGCTGCCCACGCCGGATGGCGCGGCGGGAGGGTACGGCAGCGCTCAGCCGAGCATCCCGAGCCAGGTGGCGCACATCGCGCGCGACCCTCTCGATGACGCCTTCGACGACCGCCTCTTCCTGCGGCGCCTCGCCGCGCGGCGCACGACCATCAAGCGAGCCCTGCTCGACCAGACCCTCGTGAGCGGCATCGGCAACATCTACGCCGACGAAGCGCTGTGGGCGGCGCGCGTGCACTACGACCAGCCGACCGAGCATCTCGGGCCTCGCCGCGCGCGCACCCTCCTCGCCGAAGTGCGCAAGGTGCTGCGGCGCGCGCTCGAGGAGGGCGGCACCTCGTCCGACGCGCAGTACGTCAACGTCAACGGCGCGAGCGGGTATTTCAGCCACTCCCTGCGCGCCTACGGCCAGCAGGGGCGGCCGTGCGGGCGGTGCGGCGGGCTCATCGTGCGCGAGCAGTTCATGAACCGCGGCTCGCACTTCTGCCCGCGCTGCCAGCGCATCCGGCGCATCCGCTCCACGACATCGCTACGATGA
- the rnc gene encoding ribonuclease III, producing the protein MSAEPTGAARAGTDTGREAIGVSGGADRSSLARALGVVIEPELLDLALTHRSWAYENGGGPTNERLEFLGDSILGQAVTVMLYTTYPDLSEGDLAKRRASLVSAVALAEVAATIDLGQHVKLGKGEELTGGRDKSSILADTVEALIGAAYLDRGADEATALVLRLIEPLLADPDRFGAAMDPKTSLQELAARLGMGLPTYEISDVGPDHSKVFTATVVLDGAPIATGEGTSKKHAEMGAALEAWTVLQQGGRH; encoded by the coding sequence ATGAGCGCGGAGCCTACGGGTGCCGCGCGGGCCGGCACCGACACCGGTCGCGAGGCGATCGGCGTCTCGGGAGGAGCGGATCGCTCCTCCCTCGCGCGCGCGCTCGGCGTCGTCATCGAGCCCGAGCTCCTCGACCTGGCGCTCACCCACCGGTCGTGGGCCTACGAGAACGGCGGTGGGCCGACCAACGAGCGGCTCGAATTCCTCGGCGACTCGATTCTCGGGCAGGCGGTCACGGTCATGCTCTACACGACCTACCCCGATCTGAGCGAGGGCGACCTCGCCAAGCGGCGGGCCTCCCTGGTCTCCGCGGTCGCGCTCGCTGAGGTCGCCGCCACGATCGACCTCGGGCAGCACGTGAAGCTCGGCAAGGGCGAAGAGCTCACGGGCGGCCGCGACAAGTCGTCGATCCTCGCCGACACGGTCGAAGCGCTCATCGGCGCCGCCTACCTCGACCGCGGCGCCGATGAGGCGACGGCGCTCGTGCTGCGCCTCATCGAGCCGCTCCTCGCCGACCCCGATCGATTCGGCGCGGCCATGGACCCCAAGACGTCGTTGCAGGAGCTCGCAGCTCGCCTCGGCATGGGCCTGCCCACCTACGAGATCAGCGACGTCGGCCCCGACCACTCCAAGGTCTTCACCGCGACCGTCGTGCTCGACGGCGCGCCCATCGCGACAGGTGAGGGCACGAGCAAGAAGCACGCCGAGATGGGCGCCGCCCTCGAGGCGTGGACCGTGCTGCAGCAGGGCGGCCGGCACTAG
- a CDS encoding GNAT family N-acetyltransferase yields MGGVDFSEVVIPARIDAPDAADFVAAIGVRNAVNEHDSGTRDDVRPAEELLPGWRKQEFEPMRMLVARLDGRIVCRGIAEFRLGDAADTAWLHVEVLPEVRGRGLGRAMAERLELLALAEGRTKAIVYAPSWRAGGERLAAPTGFGDVPADTRETRLLLALGYRLEQVERGSRLPLPVDPARMDALLEQASAAAGPDYRVHLWGRHTPPEWREDICRLLTRMSTDAPTAGLEEPEDEWKVERLLADEREEADSPRTPFVAAVEHVPSGRLVGFTELVAPAERGRPVDQEDTIVLIEHRGHRLGMLLKAANLAQLERLRPGHPSIVTYNAEENRHMLAVNEALGFEPFVYEGAWRKDLA; encoded by the coding sequence ATGGGTGGGGTCGATTTCAGCGAGGTGGTCATCCCCGCGCGGATCGACGCGCCTGACGCGGCCGACTTCGTCGCCGCGATCGGGGTCCGCAATGCGGTCAACGAGCACGACTCGGGCACGCGCGATGACGTGCGGCCGGCCGAGGAGCTGCTGCCGGGGTGGCGCAAGCAGGAATTCGAACCGATGCGGATGCTCGTCGCGAGGCTCGACGGGCGCATCGTGTGCCGGGGCATCGCCGAGTTCCGGCTCGGCGATGCGGCCGACACGGCGTGGCTGCACGTCGAGGTGCTGCCCGAGGTGCGCGGCCGCGGGCTCGGCCGCGCGATGGCCGAGCGACTCGAGCTCTTGGCGCTCGCCGAGGGTCGCACCAAGGCGATCGTGTACGCACCGTCGTGGCGGGCCGGCGGCGAGCGCCTGGCGGCTCCGACCGGGTTCGGAGACGTGCCCGCCGACACCCGGGAGACGCGGCTGCTGCTCGCTCTCGGCTACCGGCTCGAGCAGGTCGAGCGGGGCAGCCGACTGCCGCTGCCTGTCGACCCCGCCCGAATGGATGCTCTGCTCGAGCAGGCGAGCGCCGCGGCGGGCCCCGACTACCGCGTGCACCTCTGGGGCCGGCACACACCCCCCGAGTGGCGGGAGGACATCTGCCGACTGCTCACCCGCATGAGCACCGATGCGCCGACCGCCGGCCTCGAAGAGCCCGAGGACGAGTGGAAGGTCGAGCGTCTGCTCGCCGACGAGCGCGAGGAGGCGGACAGCCCCCGCACCCCGTTCGTCGCGGCCGTCGAGCACGTGCCCTCGGGGCGACTCGTCGGCTTCACCGAGCTCGTCGCGCCCGCCGAGCGCGGGCGACCTGTCGACCAGGAGGACACGATCGTGCTCATCGAGCACCGCGGGCACCGCCTGGGCATGCTGCTCAAGGCCGCGAACCTCGCGCAGCTCGAGCGACTGCGGCCCGGGCATCCCTCGATCGTGACCTACAACGCGGAGGAGAACCGGCACATGCTCGCGGTCAACGAGGCCCTCGGGTTCGAGCCCTTCGTGTACGAGGGCGCCTGGCGCAAGGACCTCGCGTAG
- a CDS encoding UPF0182 family membrane protein has product MSTTTSQPTNRSRSALIITAIVVGVLVALFFVFANVYTDILWFDQLGYLPVLATQWIATGVMFLVGFVGMFLPVWASLQIAYRSRPVYAKLNSQLDRYQEAIEPLRRAAMIGIPAVLGLFAGVTTSAQWTQVLQFFNRTPFGTTDAQFGFDIGFFVYELPFYRGIIAFASAAVLLSLLAALATSYLYGALRVNGREIRISRTARIQLAITGAVYIALQGVSIWFDQYAAVIAPSEGFLPAGAGFAEVNATIPSRAILAGIAALVAVLFIITAIVGRWRLPIVGTALLLVSGLLIGSVYPWIVQRFQVDPSARTIEAPFIERNIDATRAAYGVDELVEISYDAKTDATEGALREDAETTANIRLIDPALVTEAFAQLEQFRQYYQFPEFLDVDRYEIGGQTQDTVLSLRELNPDGQTSQNWYNNTIVFTHGYGVVAAYGNQRADDGQPLFLESGIPVDGALTEALGEYEPRVYFGEFSPLYSIVGGGENLELDFPSDGAGEDAAGNATYTFEGEGGPALDNVFKRLLYAIKFQSEQIFLSEAVTDDSQILYDRNPLDRVQKAAPYLRLDSDPYPAVVDGEIVWIVDGYTTTSSYPYSTSVPLSAAVADTYTPSPQFPVDDINYIRNSVKATVNAYDGEVTLYAWDEEDPILKTWQKVFPTTLRSVDDMSQQLLDHVRYPSDLFKVQRNILGAYHVTDPGSFFSTDDEWVTPNDPISSAAAPTTQPPYYLTMQVPGEDEPGFTLYSTFIPRTASDNERNVLTGYLAANSDPGDDYGKLTLLTLPSQTIPGPGQVQNQFNSDTEVANQLALLQRGETEVLRGNLLTLPVGGGFLYVQPVYVQSTGETSYPLLRKVLVSFGDSIAFEDTLDQALDALFGGDSGADAGDGDVDPALPEVEPEAPTDPEAPEEPTEPSTPPTGDLQAALEDARQALQDRQAAYAANDLVAAAEADERLQDAIERAIALSD; this is encoded by the coding sequence GTGTCGACCACCACCTCGCAGCCGACCAACCGATCGCGCTCAGCCCTCATCATCACGGCCATCGTCGTGGGTGTTCTCGTGGCGCTGTTCTTCGTCTTCGCGAACGTCTACACCGACATCCTCTGGTTCGACCAGCTCGGGTACCTGCCCGTGCTCGCGACGCAGTGGATCGCCACGGGCGTCATGTTCCTCGTCGGATTCGTGGGCATGTTCCTGCCCGTGTGGGCGAGCCTGCAGATCGCCTACCGCTCCCGGCCGGTCTACGCCAAGCTCAACTCGCAGCTCGACCGCTACCAGGAGGCCATCGAGCCTCTGCGCCGCGCCGCCATGATCGGCATCCCCGCCGTGCTCGGCCTCTTCGCGGGCGTCACGACCTCGGCGCAATGGACCCAGGTGCTGCAGTTCTTCAACCGGACGCCCTTCGGCACGACCGACGCTCAGTTCGGCTTCGACATCGGCTTCTTCGTCTACGAGCTGCCCTTCTACCGCGGCATCATCGCCTTCGCCTCCGCCGCCGTGCTGCTCTCGCTGCTCGCGGCCCTCGCGACGAGCTACCTGTACGGCGCACTGCGCGTCAACGGCCGTGAGATCCGCATCTCCCGCACCGCGCGCATCCAGCTCGCGATCACGGGTGCCGTCTACATCGCGCTCCAGGGCGTGAGCATCTGGTTCGACCAGTACGCGGCCGTCATCGCGCCGAGCGAGGGCTTCCTGCCCGCTGGTGCTGGTTTCGCCGAGGTCAACGCGACCATTCCCAGCAGGGCGATCCTCGCCGGCATCGCGGCGCTCGTCGCCGTGCTCTTCATCATCACGGCGATCGTCGGGCGCTGGCGCCTGCCGATCGTCGGCACGGCCCTGCTGCTCGTGAGCGGTCTGCTCATCGGCAGCGTCTACCCGTGGATCGTGCAGCGCTTCCAGGTCGACCCGAGCGCGCGCACGATCGAGGCGCCGTTCATCGAGCGCAACATCGACGCCACTCGAGCGGCCTACGGTGTCGACGAGCTCGTCGAGATCTCCTACGACGCGAAAACGGACGCGACCGAGGGCGCTCTGCGCGAGGATGCGGAGACGACCGCGAACATCCGCCTCATCGACCCGGCTCTCGTCACCGAAGCCTTCGCCCAGCTCGAGCAGTTCCGCCAGTACTACCAGTTCCCCGAGTTCCTCGACGTCGACCGCTACGAGATCGGCGGCCAGACGCAAGACACGGTGCTCTCCCTGCGCGAGCTCAACCCCGACGGGCAGACCTCGCAGAACTGGTACAACAACACCATCGTGTTCACCCACGGCTACGGCGTCGTCGCGGCCTACGGCAACCAGCGCGCCGACGACGGCCAGCCGCTCTTCCTCGAGTCGGGCATCCCTGTCGACGGCGCGCTCACCGAGGCGCTCGGCGAGTACGAGCCGCGTGTCTACTTCGGCGAGTTCTCGCCCCTGTACTCCATCGTCGGCGGCGGCGAGAACCTCGAGCTCGACTTCCCCTCCGACGGGGCGGGCGAGGATGCCGCGGGCAACGCGACGTACACCTTCGAGGGTGAGGGCGGGCCCGCGCTCGACAACGTGTTCAAGCGCCTGCTGTACGCGATCAAGTTCCAGTCTGAGCAGATCTTCCTCTCCGAGGCGGTGACCGATGACTCGCAGATCCTCTATGACCGCAACCCGCTCGACCGGGTGCAGAAGGCCGCCCCGTACCTGCGACTCGACTCTGACCCCTACCCGGCGGTCGTGGACGGCGAGATCGTCTGGATCGTCGACGGCTACACGACGACGTCGAGCTACCCGTACTCGACCTCGGTGCCGCTCTCGGCCGCCGTCGCCGACACGTACACGCCGTCGCCGCAGTTCCCGGTCGACGACATCAACTACATCCGCAACTCGGTCAAGGCCACCGTCAACGCGTACGACGGCGAGGTGACGCTCTACGCCTGGGACGAGGAGGACCCGATTCTGAAGACCTGGCAGAAGGTCTTCCCGACGACTCTGCGCTCGGTCGACGACATGAGCCAGCAGCTGCTCGACCACGTGCGCTACCCCTCCGACCTGTTCAAGGTGCAGCGCAACATCCTCGGCGCCTACCACGTGACCGACCCTGGCTCGTTCTTCTCGACGGACGACGAGTGGGTCACCCCGAACGACCCGATCTCGTCTGCCGCCGCGCCGACGACGCAGCCGCCGTACTACCTCACGATGCAGGTTCCCGGGGAGGACGAGCCCGGCTTCACGCTGTACTCGACCTTCATCCCGCGCACCGCGAGCGACAACGAGCGCAATGTGCTGACCGGCTATCTCGCCGCGAACTCCGACCCCGGTGACGACTACGGCAAGCTCACGTTGCTGACCCTGCCCTCGCAGACGATTCCGGGCCCCGGTCAGGTGCAGAACCAGTTCAACTCCGACACCGAGGTCGCGAACCAGCTCGCGCTCCTGCAGCGCGGCGAGACCGAGGTGCTCCGCGGCAACCTGCTGACCCTCCCGGTCGGCGGCGGGTTCCTCTACGTGCAGCCGGTCTACGTGCAGTCGACGGGTGAGACCAGCTACCCGCTGCTGCGCAAGGTGCTCGTGTCGTTCGGTGACTCGATCGCCTTCGAGGACACCCTCGACCAGGCTCTCGACGCGCTCTTCGGCGGCGACTCGGGTGCCGATGCGGGCGACGGCGACGTCGACCCCGCGCTGCCCGAGGTGGAGCCGGAGGCGCCGACCGACCCCGAGGCGCCCGAGGAGCCGACCGAGCCGAGCACACCGCCCACGGGCGACCTGCAGGCCGCGCTCGAGGACGCCCGCCAGGCGCTCCAGGACCGCCAGGCGGCCTACGCGGCCAACGATCTCGTGGCGGCGGCTGAAGCCGACGAGCGGCTGCAGGACGCCATCGAGCGGGCCATCGCTCTGAGCGACTAG
- the rpmF gene encoding 50S ribosomal protein L32 → MAVPKRKKSRSNTHSRRSQWKAQVPTLVKTIENGKVVYSLPHRAKVVEDSAGTPLYMEYKGRKVADV, encoded by the coding sequence ATGGCTGTTCCCAAGCGGAAGAAGTCCCGCTCCAACACCCACTCGCGCCGGTCGCAGTGGAAGGCGCAGGTTCCCACGCTCGTCAAGACGATCGAGAACGGCAAGGTCGTCTACAGCCTCCCGCACCGTGCCAAGGTCGTCGAAGACTCCGCCGGCACGCCCCTGTACATGGAGTACAAGGGCCGCAAGGTCGCCGACGTCTGA